The following is a genomic window from Salinibacterium sp. UTAS2018.
TCACGACCTCGAGCTCGTCTGAAGTCTCCGAGCCGATCATCGCGGACTCGCGCCTGCGCAAGCTCTCGTTCACCGGCTCCACCCCCGTCGGCAAGGCGCTCATCAAGCAGGCCTCCGAAAACGTTCTGCGCACCTCGATGGAACTCGGCGGCAACGCCCCGTTCGTAGTCTTCGACGACGCTGACCTCGACAAGGCTGTAGACGGCGCGATCGCGGCCAAGTTCCGCAACATCGGCCAGGCCTGCACCGCCGCCAACCGCTTCATCGTGCACAGCTCGGTTGCCGCCGAGTTCGCCGAGAAGATTGCCGCTCGCGTCGCCGACATGAAGATCGGTCGCGGCACCGAAGACGGCGTCAACATCGGCCCGCTCATCAACGACAAGGCCGTCGATAAGGCCGACGAGTTGGTTCAGGATGCCGTGAAGCGCGGCGCAACTCTCGTCTCCGGCGGCAAGCGCGTCGAAGGCGATGGAAGCTTCTATGAGCCCACGATCGTTTCCCACGTGCCCGCCGACAGCGACATCCTGCGCGAAGAAATCTTCGGACCGGTTGTCTCGATCGTGGAGTTCACCGACGAAGCCGAAGGCGTGCGCCTTGCGAACGACACCGAATATGGCCTCGTCTCGTATGTGTTCACCGAAAGCCTTGCTCGCGGAAATCGGATGATCGACGACCTCGACACCGGAATGATGGGCCTCAACGTGGGCGTGCTCTCCAACGCGGCAGCACCCTTCGGCGGAGTCAAGCAGTCCGGCATCGGTCGCGAAGGCGGCTCGGAAGGCATCCACGAGTACCTCTCTACTAAGTACACGCTCGTTCCCAACAGCTGATGTGCAACTGCATCCCGTCAGCGCACCTCGAGGAATGTCCTCTGTGCGTTGACGAGCCGAACATCACACGCGGCTACAACTAGATTCCCGTGAGCGAGTGGCCCCACCTGGTGGGGGGCCGCTCGCTTTCTGGGTTAAGGGGCTCGGCTACGCTGGGGGCACCGCTGCACCTGCTGGTGGCGGTGTCGCGCCACTGAAAGAGTTCCCCATGTCTGAGCACTTGTTTGCCACTCTGCGACGTTGGCCCGACGTGGAAGCTCCCAACCTTTTTGCGGTGGATGCCAGCGACCGGCTCATTCTTGATGAGGCCGCTCCGCAGTTGGCCGACATCCAACCCGGTGAGCTCGTCGTGATAGGTGACAACTATGGGGCGCTCACACTGGGCGCTGTTTCGTTGCACGACTGCCGCGGCATCCGCGTGTTTCAGGATTCGTTGGTTTCGGAGTTGGCCCTGGCCGAGAACGCGGGCGACCTTGCCCCGCACTACACGTCACACACCTTGGGCGCAGAGCTGCTGTCGGGCGCCCGCTTGGTGCTGATGCAATTGCCGCGCAGTCTGGCTGAGTTGGATGAGTGGGCTCAGGCCATTGCCCGCTTCGCGTCGCCTGACGTGGTCGTGATTGCGGGCGGCCGCATCAAGCACATGACCTTGGCAATGAACGAGGTACTCGGCCGTTCCTTCGATGACGTGAACGCCGGTCGCGCCCGCCAGAAGTCACGCACGCTCACGTCGCTCGGCCCGCGACGTGACGGTACCGAAGCTCGCTACCCGACGACGTCGGTGCTGCGCGAACCCGAACTTCCCGTCGACGAGCTGACGGTGAGCGCCCACGGTGGCGCTTTCGCCGGGGCCACCCTCGACATCGGCACCCGCTTTCTCATGACGTTCCTGCCCGAGATGAAGCCGGATGCCGCCACCGCCGTCGACCTCGGCAGCGGCACCGGAGTGCTCGCCGTTTCGCTTGCTCTGGCCCGCCCCGACCTGCACGTGGTTGCCGTTGACCAGTCCATCGCCGCCGTCGCATCGACCCGCGAGACGGCCGACGCGAACGGTGTCGGAGCCCGCGTTGAGGCCGCGCGCGAAGACGCCCTCACCGAACGGCCGACGGCCAGTGCTGATCTGATTGTGTGCAATCCGCCGTTCCACACCGGCGCCACCGTGCATGCGGGCGTTGCGTTGCGGATGCTGGCTGACGCCCGCCGCGTGCTGAAGCCCGGCGGCGAACTGTGGGTCGTCTTCAACACCCACCTCGGGTATCGCGACTATCTGAACCGCACCGTCGGCCCCACCCGCCAGGCCGGTCGCAACAGCAAGTTCACGGTGACGGTTTCGGTGCGCGAATAGTTGCTCAATCGCAGTGGAGGCTTGCCGCTCAGGAGCGATGTGGATACTCCGGCGGCGAAGAGCACTGGAGTGGCAGGATCGTTAACAGCAGAACCCCGGCCCAGAACCAATTTCCCGGCAGTCTGCTGGAGAATTCCCATGCGCCCCATCACACGCCAGAAACCACCGCGTTATCCAGCTCATCCAGTTCAACGGTCGGGCAATTCACGCGATTCGTGAGGAACACGAACGCGACACCGGCCGACGGATGAATCCAGAATTGGGCACCCGACCAGCCGCCGTGGCCATACACATCACGGTCGATGAGTCCCGGGGCACGAGTGCGCAGGTTCCACGTGAAACCCCAATCCTGGCCGCGCGATGCCGGGTACGGCTCGAGACGGGGAATGTCGCCCGTGAGCGGCCGACGCATCATCGCCAAAGTCGCTGGTTTCACGATCTCACCGGTGTTGCGCAGCAATGCGGCTCCGATATTCAGCAGATCTTCGGCCCGCCCGATCAACCCGGCACCCGGATGTTGCAGCGCCGTGAAGCGTTGCAGATCCAGTCCGGATGCTTCCGCGTCATCCACAAAATGAGGGTTCGACGACTCGTCGAGAGTGAGGCCAGACGCATCGATCGAGGAGAGTGCATCGGCAACCGCTTCACTCCAAGTACGCCCGGTGCGCTTCTGGATCATCCGGGCAATACCCTCGTAGGCGACCGTCGAGTAGCGGGATGCACTGCCGGCAGCGAAGTCGCGCGAACCGAGCAGGCCCGCGGTGAGGCCCTCGGCCGCATCCATCGCAGGCTCAGTAATGCCAGAGGTGTGGCTTGCGAGGTGGCTCAGCCGCACAACATCATCGCGGTTATTGCCAAACTCGGGCACGTCAGCCTGCAGCGGAGTGTCGGGCGTGACGAGCCCGGCCTCGATCATCCGTGCGGCGGCGAGACCGACGAGCGGCTTGGTGACCGAGAACAGCCGGTAGTGATCGTCCACTTGCGCCTTGCGCGCGCCCGTCGAACCAAAGGCATCAAGAACTTGGATGCCGTCGGCGGTAGCAACACCAAGAACTGCGGTCGGCAGAGCCCCCGAGTCGACATGGCGGCGCGCCCAGTCAAAGGCGTGCGCGAAGGGTGCAGACATCTCAACTCCTGTGTTTGGGGTGCTCCCGCTCATGCGCGGCGCGTGGCCAGCATCCGCTCGAGCGATGGATCTGCTTTAGCCTAACGAGCGTTCACGCTACCAAGGCAACGAGGTGTCTACGACTCGATTACCGAACAGCTCCGCAGCGTGACGATGAGCCGCCACGCCTTCACCGCAGCTAGAGCTTCACCCGCACGCCATAAGCCACCAGCAGTCTTCTCCATACCCAAGGCTATTGCCTTAGCCTCGGATACAATAGCCCCATGGCGCATAACGAACACGAGGTGAACCACACTGAACCGGCCTGGCCCGCCGTCACGTACGAGTCCCGACCGTGGTCACGCTCGGGTGACGAGGTCGGATCACGCCGACAAGTCCGTGCCGCGCACGGCCCCTACACCGCGGCCGTGCCAGCGTTCATCGCGCAATTGTCCCCCAATCTCCCGTTGGCTCTGATCGCACTGGCGGATGACGTCGGCCGTGAACTGACCCGGTTCGACACCCAAGTCGGAACATTAGCGGCGCCGTTCTCCTCGATTCTGTTGCGCTCAGAGAGCGCCTCGAGCTCTGAAATGGAGGACCTCACCTCCAGCGCCAAGCAGGTCGCTATGGCCGAAATCGGCGATTCTTCATCCGGGAACGCCGAGTTGGTCGTGAGTAACGTTGCGGCGATGAAGGCTGCAATCGATCTGGCAGATGACCTCGATCCAGCGGCAATTCTCACGATGCACCGGGCCCTGCTCGAGAAATCGAACCCCGACATCGTCGGATCGTGGCGAAGCGATCAAGTCTGGATCGGTGGCGGCTCACTCTCGCCCCACAACGCAGATTTCGTTCCGCCTCACCATGATCGCGTGCCTGCGCTCATGGACGACGTCATGCACTTTTCGCGACGCACCGATCTTCCAGCGATTGCGCAGCTTGCCATCGCTCACGCCCAGTTCGAGACCATTCATCCGTTCCCTGACGGCAACGGCCGAACTGGCCGCGCCCTCATCCAGGGAATGCTTCGGGCCGGCGGCGTCACCACCAACATCACCGTCCCCGTCTCCGCTGGACTGCTCGGAGACACCGAAGGATACTTTCGCGCGTTGAGCGCGTATCGCCGCGGTGATATCGCAACCATTGTCGAGACCATGTGCGAAGCCGCATTTGCCGCGATCAACAATGGCCGCCTGCTCGAACGCCAGATCGTCGACATCGCTGCCCGCTGGGATCACGCCATTCAAGCCCGCAGCGATTCCTCAGTGCACCGAGTAAAAAACCTGCTCCTGCGCCAACCAGTAATCACGGTTGCAATAGTGGCGCGCGAGCTAGGCGTCAGCGAGTCAGCCGCCGACACTTCGATTGCCAAACTGGTCGAAGCGGGCATCCTGCTGCAATCAACCACTGGCCGCCGCAACAGACACTGGCAAGCCACAGAAGTGTTGAACGCTCTGGATGAGTTTGGCGCTCGCGCCCGTCGCAAACGAGCAGGGCGTTGAGCTTTGTGCGCCAGAACGTGACGTGCCACGGTGTTCGAAGCTAGCCGACCCATGGGAGCGAAGGTTGAGTCACGCAACACCGAATGTCACAACGCTCTGCCCGATCTCGCCAACGGCAAAATTGTCATTCTCGTCAATGACAATGCCTGAGCGCACCATGCCACTAAGCGTCACTCACGTGTCCTCAAGCCGTGCGTCGAGAAACGTCCCGCAGAAAAGCTGGCTGCGCTACGCTCGCGTGAAAAGCCAATCGTGAACTTAATTCAAGCAATCGGGCAATACCTAGTGTGACTAGCGATAACGAGATCATCCGGAGGTCGTGGGATAACCCTGCGGTCTTCGCCGAGATGTACGACCGCCATGCGACATCCGTCTATCGGTATGCGGCACGGCGAGCGGGCGTCGACACTGCGGATGACATCATGGCCGAGACTTTCTTGGTCGCTTTTGAGCGGCGCAACCGCTTCGATAGCGCCTTCGAGAGTGCTCTGCCGTGGTTGCTCGGGATCGCAACAGTGCTGATCCGCAAACAGCGGGGTTCTGAAGCGCGGTTCTTGCGTGCGGTCGTGGCCTCGGGGCCTCCGGCGACGGTCGTCGAGAATCACGATGATCGACTCGACGCCGACCTCTCGATTCGGGCTCTGGCCGGAGCAATTCGCAAGCTACCTGCTCGCGACCGGGATGCACTGCTGCTGTATGCGTGGGGCGACCTCGACTATGAGGGCGTCGCACTCGCCTTGAACATTCCCGTCGGGACTGTTCGGTCACGTCTCAATCGCGCGCGGTGAGTGCTGCGCCAATCTGCTGGCGTCGCGCCGGCACAGGAGGTGGATCGTGGACGAACTTCAACTGCTCCGATCGTTCGGTAAGGACGTCGCGGATCCGTCTGCCGAGGCCCTGAGCCGCGGTCGACGAGGTCTGGTCGAACACATCGGGCAACAACCGGCAATCGCCAGACCGAACCCTAAGAAGCGCATCGCTTTGTTCAGTGGCACCAGCGCTCTCGCCGCTGGCGCCCTCGTCGCGACCTTGGTTTTCACTGACGTTCTAGGGCTCGCTGGCTGGCGAGGTGGAGCGGATGCTGCTGCCGCCTCTGCCTTGGGCAACGCCGCGGCCGCCGCAATCGAGAACTCCGATCCGGTGGTGGGCCCGGGCCAGTATTTGAAGGTCGACACCGAGGCGGTATTTAGCGCGGGGGCACAGACCGCGGATTGGGAACATTTTGCGTATCTCGAAACCCAAAACTCCCAAATGTATATTCCTGCCGATCACTCAGACGAGTGGGTTCTCGTAACCGAACCGCGAGCAGCGATCAAGGTCTTCGGTGAGGGTTTCGAAGAGGAAGCGCAGGAGTCTGCCCGGGCAGGCTTCGAGGAAGAGCAGATCAGTCGGGCACCGTACGGCGGATTCGACAATTCGAAACCACGCGACTGGCGACTGGATGAATTACCGCGCGACCCCCAGCGACTGCTCAACTACATTTATCGGGTCACGGCCGGCCACGGCGTGAGCGCGGATGGTCAAGCGTTCGACTTCATCTCCACGACGCTGCGCACCGGTGTGGTTCCAGCGGAGTTTCGTGCCGCGCTCTATGGGGCTGTGGCGGGGATTCCTGGGGTTGAAATCACCGATGAGGCAGCCACGCTCAACGGTCGAACTGGAGTCGCCTTCGGCCGCGAGGAGAAAGACGGATTTCTCCATGAAATCATCATCGATCCGGATACAGGGCTCCTCATTGGTGAGCGCACTGTCCAGCTTTTCGACAGCAAGCTCGACCCAATATTGGCGGGAGAAGTTGTCGGGTGGACAGCTGTCACCACAACTGTGGTGGATGCGGCCCCAACAGGCGGATCCCTGTGCGGAAACGGGGGCGAGCCGGTGAACGGCCTCGGCAGCGGTCAGTGCAGTGACCCCAACAGGCCGCGCACCGACTGACTCTTCGCTGCGATCGGCACCGCAAGCTCGGCGACCATGATCGCACTTAGGATGCTGGGATGAGTACCCTGAACTTTCGCACGGCTACCCGTGACGACATCCCGGCGCTGCTGACGCTCGTCACTGCGGCGTACCGCGGCGAAGAGAGCCGGGCCGGCTGGACGAGCGAAGCCGATCTCATCGTGGGGGCCCGTCTGGATGCCGCAGCCCTGGAAGCCGACCTTGCTCGACCGCGGTCAAGCATTCTGCTCGCCGAGCGTGACGACCAGCTCGTGGCCTGCGCGCACGTTACCGACGACCACGGAAAAGGGTACTTCGGGATGTTCTCCGTCGACCCGAATCAGCAAGGCGGCGGGGTCGGCAAGCTGGTGCTCGCGGAGGCTGAAGCGTACGCGGCCCGCGAGTGGAGTGTGTCGGTGATGCAGATGACCGTGATCGATGTGCGCGAAGAGCTCATCGCGTTCTACGAACGCCGCGGATACGTACGCACCGGCATCACGAAGCCTTTTCCTTACGGCGAAGAGCGGTTCGGGATCCCCCAGCGTGACGACCTGCAGTTCGAGGTTCTGAAGAAGACACTCGAGTCGGCCGGGCAGCATCGGGAGTCGAACGACGCGACGACTTTAGCTCCTGAGGGTGTCACTCGGTGAAGCGCGCCATCGTCTGGTTTTCCGTGGTGGGTGGCCTCGGACTCATCACCGCGGTCGCGCTCACCGTGATCGAAGGCGTGAACTATCGGCTTCGCGAAGAGCAAGGACTGGACCCGATCAGGGCTGCGGACTGGGTCGCCGGTGCGACCGTTGCGGGATTCGCTGTCTTCGCCATTTCAGCGGTTGCGCTCGTAGCCCTGGCCGTTAGCGCTGGCCAGAGACCGCCCGACGAGATCCCCGAATAGCCGCGCTGGCCACCCTGGCCGCGCGGGCATTAATTTTCGAGACATTTTCATCATTGCGCCGTAGGGTGAGGTGGTGAAGATCAAACGACGAGGGCTGAGGCTCTTCCTGACGGGAATCGCGATCATCGTGATCGGCTCGATCACATCCGTGATTTATCTGCTCCAGCCGTGGCGCACTTGCGACTATGACGATACTCCGACAGCGTGCGCAATGCTGCCCGCCGACGCCGCGGTGCTCACAGTCGCGATGCTCGCCGTCGGCATTGCAGTGTTCGTAACCCTTGCCGGCGTCGTGCAGATGAACGCTCAGAAGCCCG
Proteins encoded in this region:
- a CDS encoding NAD-dependent succinate-semialdehyde dehydrogenase gives rise to the protein MTNSTETQLLEAVPNQLFIGGEWVAATGSKTLDVTDPATGKVIRTISDASAEDGMRALDAAVAAQDAWAATPARERGEILRRTFDLVQKHRDDIALLMTLEMGKPLAEANGEVTYGGEFLRWFSEEAVRISGRFGNTPEGTGRMIVSQRPVGPCFLITPWNFPLAMATRKIAPALAAGCTVVVKPAALTPLSTLFLAKLFEEAGLPAGVLNVVTTSSSSEVSEPIIADSRLRKLSFTGSTPVGKALIKQASENVLRTSMELGGNAPFVVFDDADLDKAVDGAIAAKFRNIGQACTAANRFIVHSSVAAEFAEKIAARVADMKIGRGTEDGVNIGPLINDKAVDKADELVQDAVKRGATLVSGGKRVEGDGSFYEPTIVSHVPADSDILREEIFGPVVSIVEFTDEAEGVRLANDTEYGLVSYVFTESLARGNRMIDDLDTGMMGLNVGVLSNAAAPFGGVKQSGIGREGGSEGIHEYLSTKYTLVPNS
- a CDS encoding class I SAM-dependent methyltransferase codes for the protein MSEHLFATLRRWPDVEAPNLFAVDASDRLILDEAAPQLADIQPGELVVIGDNYGALTLGAVSLHDCRGIRVFQDSLVSELALAENAGDLAPHYTSHTLGAELLSGARLVLMQLPRSLAELDEWAQAIARFASPDVVVIAGGRIKHMTLAMNEVLGRSFDDVNAGRARQKSRTLTSLGPRRDGTEARYPTTSVLREPELPVDELTVSAHGGAFAGATLDIGTRFLMTFLPEMKPDAATAVDLGSGTGVLAVSLALARPDLHVVAVDQSIAAVASTRETADANGVGARVEAAREDALTERPTASADLIVCNPPFHTGATVHAGVALRMLADARRVLKPGGELWVVFNTHLGYRDYLNRTVGPTRQAGRNSKFTVTVSVRE
- a CDS encoding serine hydrolase, which gives rise to MSAPFAHAFDWARRHVDSGALPTAVLGVATADGIQVLDAFGSTGARKAQVDDHYRLFSVTKPLVGLAAARMIEAGLVTPDTPLQADVPEFGNNRDDVVRLSHLASHTSGITEPAMDAAEGLTAGLLGSRDFAAGSASRYSTVAYEGIARMIQKRTGRTWSEAVADALSSIDASGLTLDESSNPHFVDDAEASGLDLQRFTALQHPGAGLIGRAEDLLNIGAALLRNTGEIVKPATLAMMRRPLTGDIPRLEPYPASRGQDWGFTWNLRTRAPGLIDRDVYGHGGWSGAQFWIHPSAGVAFVFLTNRVNCPTVELDELDNAVVSGV
- a CDS encoding Fic family protein, giving the protein MAHNEHEVNHTEPAWPAVTYESRPWSRSGDEVGSRRQVRAAHGPYTAAVPAFIAQLSPNLPLALIALADDVGRELTRFDTQVGTLAAPFSSILLRSESASSSEMEDLTSSAKQVAMAEIGDSSSGNAELVVSNVAAMKAAIDLADDLDPAAILTMHRALLEKSNPDIVGSWRSDQVWIGGGSLSPHNADFVPPHHDRVPALMDDVMHFSRRTDLPAIAQLAIAHAQFETIHPFPDGNGRTGRALIQGMLRAGGVTTNITVPVSAGLLGDTEGYFRALSAYRRGDIATIVETMCEAAFAAINNGRLLERQIVDIAARWDHAIQARSDSSVHRVKNLLLRQPVITVAIVARELGVSESAADTSIAKLVEAGILLQSTTGRRNRHWQATEVLNALDEFGARARRKRAGR
- a CDS encoding RNA polymerase sigma factor; translated protein: MTSDNEIIRRSWDNPAVFAEMYDRHATSVYRYAARRAGVDTADDIMAETFLVAFERRNRFDSAFESALPWLLGIATVLIRKQRGSEARFLRAVVASGPPATVVENHDDRLDADLSIRALAGAIRKLPARDRDALLLYAWGDLDYEGVALALNIPVGTVRSRLNRAR
- a CDS encoding CU044_5270 family protein: MDELQLLRSFGKDVADPSAEALSRGRRGLVEHIGQQPAIARPNPKKRIALFSGTSALAAGALVATLVFTDVLGLAGWRGGADAAAASALGNAAAAAIENSDPVVGPGQYLKVDTEAVFSAGAQTADWEHFAYLETQNSQMYIPADHSDEWVLVTEPRAAIKVFGEGFEEEAQESARAGFEEEQISRAPYGGFDNSKPRDWRLDELPRDPQRLLNYIYRVTAGHGVSADGQAFDFISTTLRTGVVPAEFRAALYGAVAGIPGVEITDEAATLNGRTGVAFGREEKDGFLHEIIIDPDTGLLIGERTVQLFDSKLDPILAGEVVGWTAVTTTVVDAAPTGGSLCGNGGEPVNGLGSGQCSDPNRPRTD
- a CDS encoding GNAT family N-acetyltransferase; translated protein: MSTLNFRTATRDDIPALLTLVTAAYRGEESRAGWTSEADLIVGARLDAAALEADLARPRSSILLAERDDQLVACAHVTDDHGKGYFGMFSVDPNQQGGGVGKLVLAEAEAYAAREWSVSVMQMTVIDVREELIAFYERRGYVRTGITKPFPYGEERFGIPQRDDLQFEVLKKTLESAGQHRESNDATTLAPEGVTR